One Desulfobulbus propionicus DSM 2032 DNA segment encodes these proteins:
- a CDS encoding thioredoxin domain-containing protein, protein MLKKTILCAALLLPLTVQAQEPKKNYTAGNLNWSIQASWPIPAKPVDIAQSLDNKKVFILGSDAKVYIFTPDGKQLGVLPVDQGVSAIDIAARGEMLYLANEKAKTYTAIDVSFNQKIDITGAPVRGKEDAPVTLVLFSDFECPWCGKLEPVLAELLAKNPDKLRIVFKHLPLPMHQQAEAASLASIAAQKQGKFWEMHDALFQITTWTPTVIDETAQRIGLDMVRYKADVAGQEVQMQLAKDKSDAQLADISATPSLFINGRPARDRSLPALQKMVDEAVTGGGAK, encoded by the coding sequence ATGCTGAAAAAAACCATCCTCTGTGCCGCCCTGCTGCTGCCGTTGACCGTCCAGGCCCAGGAACCGAAAAAAAACTATACCGCCGGCAATCTCAACTGGTCGATACAGGCCTCCTGGCCCATCCCGGCCAAACCGGTGGACATCGCCCAAAGCCTGGACAACAAGAAGGTTTTTATTCTCGGCAGCGATGCCAAGGTCTACATCTTCACCCCGGACGGCAAACAGTTGGGCGTGCTGCCGGTTGATCAGGGCGTCAGTGCCATCGATATCGCCGCCCGGGGCGAGATGCTCTATCTTGCCAACGAAAAGGCCAAGACCTATACCGCCATCGACGTCAGCTTCAACCAGAAGATCGATATCACCGGCGCGCCGGTGCGCGGCAAGGAGGATGCACCGGTGACCCTGGTGCTGTTCTCCGACTTCGAGTGCCCCTGGTGCGGCAAGCTGGAACCGGTGCTGGCCGAACTGCTGGCCAAAAACCCGGACAAATTGCGTATCGTCTTCAAACACCTGCCGCTGCCCATGCATCAGCAGGCCGAAGCCGCCTCCCTGGCCTCGATTGCCGCCCAGAAGCAGGGTAAATTCTGGGAGATGCACGACGCCCTGTTCCAGATCACCACCTGGACGCCGACGGTCATTGACGAAACCGCCCAGCGCATCGGCCTGGACATGGTGCGTTACAAGGCCGACGTGGCGGGCCAGGAAGTGCAGATGCAGCTGGCCAAGGATAAGAGCGATGCCCAACTCGCCGACATCTCGGCCACTCCGTCGCTATTCATCAACGGCCGGCCGGCGCGCGACCGTTCCCTGCCCGCCCTGCAAAAGATGGTCGACGAGGCCGTGACCGGCGGAGGAGCCAAGTAA
- a CDS encoding PhoH family protein: MKPSAALNVETSREIDFADNRLAQQLFGELNRNLHTIEQATGVTINARGNGLRINGRLHAVELAASTLQQMYGLLLKGYPVFSQDIAFGVKILESSPQARLEEIFLDKVCITARKRVISPKSVNQKLYIEAIRENDIVFGIGPAGTGKTYLAVAMAVSALAKEQVAKIILTRPAVEAGEKLGFLPGDMAQKVDPYLRPLTDAINDMMGQERTQELTERGVIEVAPLAFMRGRTLNNAFIILDEAQNTTREQMKMFLTRIGFDSQAVITGDVTQIDLPGTQKSGLIQAERILTGIKGIAFRHFSKADVVRHPLVQEIIQAYEQQDAARRARAEKEG; encoded by the coding sequence GTGAAGCCCTCGGCAGCCCTCAACGTCGAAACCTCGCGGGAGATCGATTTTGCCGACAACAGGCTCGCCCAGCAGTTGTTCGGCGAGCTCAACCGCAACCTGCACACCATCGAGCAGGCCACCGGGGTGACGATCAATGCCCGCGGCAACGGTCTGCGGATCAATGGCCGCCTGCACGCGGTCGAGCTGGCCGCCTCCACCCTGCAGCAGATGTATGGCCTGCTGCTCAAGGGCTATCCGGTCTTCAGCCAGGATATCGCCTTTGGGGTCAAGATCCTCGAATCCTCGCCTCAAGCCCGGCTGGAGGAAATCTTCCTCGACAAGGTCTGCATCACCGCGCGCAAGCGGGTGATCTCGCCCAAATCGGTCAACCAGAAACTCTACATCGAGGCGATCCGCGAAAACGACATTGTCTTCGGCATCGGCCCGGCGGGCACAGGCAAGACCTATCTGGCTGTGGCCATGGCGGTTTCTGCCCTGGCCAAGGAGCAGGTGGCCAAGATCATCCTCACCCGGCCGGCGGTGGAAGCCGGCGAGAAACTCGGTTTCCTGCCCGGCGACATGGCCCAGAAGGTCGATCCCTATCTGCGGCCGCTGACCGACGCCATCAACGACATGATGGGTCAGGAACGCACGCAGGAGCTGACCGAGCGCGGAGTGATCGAGGTGGCGCCGCTGGCCTTCATGCGCGGCCGGACACTGAACAACGCCTTCATCATCCTCGATGAGGCCCAGAACACCACCCGCGAGCAGATGAAGATGTTCCTCACCCGCATCGGCTTCGACTCGCAAGCGGTGATTACCGGCGACGTCACCCAGATTGACCTGCCAGGCACGCAGAAATCCGGACTGATTCAGGCCGAACGGATCCTCACCGGCATCAAGGGCATTGCCTTTCGCCACTTCTCCAAGGCCGACGTGGTCCGCCATCCATTGGTTCAGGAAATCATCCAAGCCTACGAGCAGCAGGATGCGGCCCGGCGTGCCCGCGCCGAAAAGGAGGGTTGA
- a CDS encoding pyridoxine 5'-phosphate synthase — protein sequence MAVHCSFSNDIAHYSLNRRLLQLRSEHLARLLKLEGADVSVVFLGDAEMAAYNEQYRRKNGPTNVLSFPAAEGGEGFVAPENELGDILISVDTARREAGQQGHSLHHRLTQLIIHGMLHLIGYDHERSEEEAVRMWDYEQELFQQLQTTRSTAMPFLAINVDHVATIRQARGGQEPDPVLAASLCELAGADGIVVHLREDRRHIQDRDVRLLRQTVKTKLNLEMANVPEIVDIAVEVVPDMVTLVPEKRKELTTEGGLDVLANAKKLTKTIDKMRKAGIPVSLFVDADAAQVQAALDVGATFVELHTGRYCEARTMEEQEQQFRLIEQTAELAYESGLRVNAGHGLDYRNTHPIAALPYIEELSIGHAVISRAVLVGLENAVREMLTIVRSV from the coding sequence ATGGCCGTTCATTGCAGTTTCAGCAACGATATCGCCCATTATTCCCTCAACCGCCGTCTGCTGCAGCTGCGCTCCGAGCATCTTGCGCGCCTGCTCAAGCTGGAAGGGGCCGACGTCAGCGTCGTCTTTCTCGGCGATGCGGAAATGGCGGCCTACAACGAGCAGTATCGCCGGAAAAATGGGCCCACCAACGTGCTCTCCTTTCCCGCCGCCGAGGGTGGGGAAGGATTCGTCGCCCCGGAAAACGAACTGGGCGACATCCTCATCTCGGTGGACACCGCCCGCCGCGAGGCCGGCCAGCAAGGCCACAGCCTGCACCACCGGCTGACCCAGCTGATCATCCACGGCATGCTACACCTGATCGGCTACGACCACGAGCGCTCGGAAGAGGAAGCGGTGCGCATGTGGGATTACGAACAAGAGTTGTTTCAGCAGCTTCAAACTACAAGGAGTACAGCCATGCCCTTTCTCGCCATCAATGTTGACCATGTGGCCACCATCCGCCAGGCGCGCGGCGGCCAGGAACCCGACCCGGTGCTGGCCGCCTCGCTCTGCGAACTGGCCGGGGCCGACGGCATCGTCGTTCACCTGCGCGAGGATCGGCGCCATATTCAGGACCGCGATGTGCGGTTGCTGCGCCAAACGGTCAAGACCAAGCTCAATCTGGAGATGGCCAATGTTCCTGAAATTGTCGATATTGCCGTGGAAGTGGTGCCGGACATGGTTACCCTGGTGCCCGAGAAGCGCAAGGAGCTGACCACCGAAGGTGGTCTGGATGTGCTGGCCAATGCCAAGAAACTGACCAAGACCATCGACAAGATGCGCAAGGCGGGGATACCGGTGTCGCTGTTTGTCGATGCGGATGCGGCCCAGGTGCAGGCGGCGCTCGATGTGGGCGCCACCTTTGTCGAACTGCACACCGGCCGCTACTGCGAGGCTCGGACCATGGAAGAGCAGGAACAGCAGTTCCGGCTGATCGAGCAGACCGCGGAACTGGCTTATGAGTCAGGTCTGCGGGTCAACGCCGGTCATGGGCTCGACTACCGCAACACCCACCCCATCGCCGCCCTGCCCTATATCGAGGAGTTGAGCATCGGCCATGCGGTGATCAGCCGCGCGGTGCTGGTCGGGCTGGAAAATGCGGTGCGGGAGATGCTGACCATCGTTCGTTCGGTCTGA